The Croceibacterium sp. TMG7-5b_MA50 genome segment CCGTTCGACGATGCTCCGGTGGAGCCGGGGGTATGGCGCTTTGCCCGCGCCAGCCGCGTGCGCGTCGTGATCGACGCTGCGGATTATTTTGACCTGATGCAGCGCGCCATGCTCAAGGCACGCCGCCGCGTGCTGCTGATCGGATGGGATTTCGACACCCGCATCCATCTGCTCCGCGGCCGCCGCTGGTATCAGAAGGGGATCAAGCGCCAGTATCCCAGCCGGCTGGGCAGCTTTTTCGTCTGGTTGGTGCGTCACAATCCGAACCTCGAGCTGAAGATCCTCAAATGGGGCTTCGGCATGCTGAAGCTGGGGTTCCGCGGGACCATGCTGTTCGACCTCGCCCGCTGGTTCCCGCACCGGCGGATCGACTTCAAGTTCGACAACGCTCACCCGCTTGGCTGCAGCCATCACCAGAAGATTGTCGTGTTGGACGATACCGTCGCGGTGTGCGGCGGCATCGACATGACCGATCGTCGCTGGGACACCCCCGAACACAAGGAACGGGACAAGCGCCGGCGCCGGCCGTGGGGCGCGTTGCACGGTCCATGGCACGACATCACCATGATCATGGAAGGGCCGATCGCCGGCACCCTGCAGGAGCTTGGCCGTGATCGCTGGCGCCGGGCGGGTGGTGGCGAGCTGGAGCGGGTGGAGGGCAGCACCGGCAGCGCCTGGCCCGATCCGCTGGAGGCGCACTTCACCGATGTGGAGATCGGCATCGCCCGAACCCGCGCCGCTTATGATGGCGACGAGGGCGTTTCCGAGATCGAGGAACTGATACTTCGGCATATCGCGCGGGCCAAGCGCTTCATCTATGCGGAGAACCAGTACTTCGCCAGCCGCCGTATAGCGGAGGCGATCTGCGCACGGGTGGCGGAGCCCGATCCGCCGGAGATCGTGCTGGTCATGCCTGCCACGGCCGATGGCTGGGTGGAGGCGAAGGCAATGGACCCGGCGCGTGACCTGCTGTTCCGTGCGGTCAAGGCGGCCGACCATAAAGACCGCTTCCACCTTTACGTCCCATATGCGGGCGACACGTCGATCTACGTCCACGCCAAGCTGACCATCGTCGATGACGAGATCATCCGTATCGGTTCTGCCAACTGGAACAACCGCTCCATGGGGCTGGACAGCGAATGCGACGTGTTCATCGATTGCGCGCGGCCAGGCAACGGCGATTGCGGCGCCACGATCCGTGACCTGCGGCTGGACCTTCTGGGCGAACATGTGGATCTTTCCCGTGACGAGATCGGTGCTCTGGTGGAACAGCACGGATCCATGTCCGCCGCCATCACCTCACTCGGCGCCGGGCGCACCCATACGCTGCGCCCGTACCAGGTGCAGGAACTGAGCGACCTGGAACTGGAACTGGCGGAACGCCAGATGCTCGACCCGGAGGAGCCGGCCGAGATGTTCGTCCTCACCCCGCGCAGGCGTGGCCTTTTCCGCCGCGGCAGCCTATTGGCCCGCTCCATGAAGCGACTCCGCAAGCGTAACCGCGCATGAGCAGCCTGCTGGGACCGGATGACGAGGCGCCGCAGGGCAAGATCCCGGTGCCCGACGATGTGCAAGATGCGGTGCGCACGCTGATCCGCTGGTCGGGCGACGATCCCGACCGCGAAGGTCTTCTCGATACGCCCAAACGCGTGGCACGCGCGTGGAAGGAATATTGCCAGGGCTATGACGAGGATCCGGCGATCCACCTGTCGCGCGTCTTCCGGGAGGTCGGCGGCTATGACGAGATCGTCCTGCTGAAGGGTATCCCCTTCCAGAGCCATTGCGAACATCACATGGCGCCGATCATCGGCAAGGCGGCGATCGCCTACCTGCCGACGGACAAGGTCGTCGGCATCTCCAAGCTGGCACGCGTGTTGCACGCATATGCCCGTCGCCTGCAGGTGCAGGAACGGCTGACGGCGGAGGTCGCGCAGTGCATCTGGGACCACCTGCAACCACGCGGCGTCGCCGTGGTGATCGAGGCGAGCCATGCCTGCATGACCGCGCGCGGCGTGCGGACACCTGGCGTCGCCATGACCACCAGCCAGGTGATGGGCACCTTCCGCTCCGACTCCAAGAGCCGGCAGGAAGTGCTGCATCTGATGGGCTATTGAGGCCCGCCACCTAGATTGTGAAGGATTGCGAATGACGGCGCTGCTGGTGCGTGGCGGGAAGCCGCTGACGGGGCGGATCGAACCCTCGGCCAACAAGAACGCGGTACTGCCTGTGCTGTGCGCGACATTGCTGACCGATGCGCCGGTGACGCTGCGCAACGTGCCGGAGATCACCGATGTGACCCGGATCGTCGCCTTCTTCGGGGAACTGGGCAGCAAGGTCGCCTGGGACAAGGATGCCAAGGTGCTGGAGATCGACCATTCGGCGATCCCCGCCAATGCCCGCGCCACCCTGCCGCAGGCGATGCGCGCCAGCATCATGATGATCCCCGGCCTGCTGCACCGCCTGGGAGAAGCCCGGCTGGAGCACGAGGTGAAGGGCTGCACGCTTGGCGCGCGCGAGATCGACCCCCATGTCGCCGTGTTCCGCAGCTTCGGCGCCGATGTCAGCCAGACGGGCGGGGAGATCATCTTCCGCGCCACCAGCAACGGCCAACCGGCGCGCATGTGGCTGGAATATGCCAGCGTGACCACGACGGAGAACTTCATCCTCTCCGCGCTGACGGTCAGCGGGTCCAGCCAGATCATCAACGCTGCATGCGAGCCGCACGTGCAGGAGATGTGCACCTTTCTGGAACTGTGCGGCGCGCGTATCACGGGGAAGGGCACCTCCTCCGTCACGGTGGAGCGGATCGGCGACCTGACCGGCGCCGACTACACCTTCACGGAGGATTTCCACGAAGTGGCGACCTTCCTGGCGTTGGCGGCGGTGACGGGCGGCGACATCGCGGTGCGCAATGCCCACCCGGAACACCTCACACTGATCGACCGCACCTTCGCCAAGTTCGGCTGCGAGGTCCGGCATCAGGATGGCTGGTCCCGGTTGGAGGCGCCGGCGCGATTGCGTGTGGAGGAGAACTTCACCAGCCACCTCATCACCAAGGTGGAGGCCGCGCCGTGGCCGTACATTCCGGCCGACCTGCTGCCGATCTTCATCGCACTGGGCGCCCGCGCCGAAGGGCAGATGATGTTCTGGAACAAGGTCTATGAAGGCGGCCTGACCTGGCACACCGAACT includes the following:
- a CDS encoding phospholipase D-like domain-containing protein; translated protein: MADPFDDAPVEPGVWRFARASRVRVVIDAADYFDLMQRAMLKARRRVLLIGWDFDTRIHLLRGRRWYQKGIKRQYPSRLGSFFVWLVRHNPNLELKILKWGFGMLKLGFRGTMLFDLARWFPHRRIDFKFDNAHPLGCSHHQKIVVLDDTVAVCGGIDMTDRRWDTPEHKERDKRRRRPWGALHGPWHDITMIMEGPIAGTLQELGRDRWRRAGGGELERVEGSTGSAWPDPLEAHFTDVEIGIARTRAAYDGDEGVSEIEELILRHIARAKRFIYAENQYFASRRIAEAICARVAEPDPPEIVLVMPATADGWVEAKAMDPARDLLFRAVKAADHKDRFHLYVPYAGDTSIYVHAKLTIVDDEIIRIGSANWNNRSMGLDSECDVFIDCARPGNGDCGATIRDLRLDLLGEHVDLSRDEIGALVEQHGSMSAAITSLGAGRTHTLRPYQVQELSDLELELAERQMLDPEEPAEMFVLTPRRRGLFRRGSLLARSMKRLRKRNRA
- the folE gene encoding GTP cyclohydrolase I FolE gives rise to the protein MSSLLGPDDEAPQGKIPVPDDVQDAVRTLIRWSGDDPDREGLLDTPKRVARAWKEYCQGYDEDPAIHLSRVFREVGGYDEIVLLKGIPFQSHCEHHMAPIIGKAAIAYLPTDKVVGISKLARVLHAYARRLQVQERLTAEVAQCIWDHLQPRGVAVVIEASHACMTARGVRTPGVAMTTSQVMGTFRSDSKSRQEVLHLMGY
- a CDS encoding UDP-N-acetylglucosamine 1-carboxyvinyltransferase; the protein is MTALLVRGGKPLTGRIEPSANKNAVLPVLCATLLTDAPVTLRNVPEITDVTRIVAFFGELGSKVAWDKDAKVLEIDHSAIPANARATLPQAMRASIMMIPGLLHRLGEARLEHEVKGCTLGAREIDPHVAVFRSFGADVSQTGGEIIFRATSNGQPARMWLEYASVTTTENFILSALTVSGSSQIINAACEPHVQEMCTFLELCGARITGKGTSSVTVERIGDLTGADYTFTEDFHEVATFLALAAVTGGDIAVRNAHPEHLTLIDRTFAKFGCEVRHQDGWSRLEAPARLRVEENFTSHLITKVEAAPWPYIPADLLPIFIALGARAEGQMMFWNKVYEGGLTWHTELSLFGAHTLLCDPHRLITFGGSRLAPATVTSPYIIRVAIALLMVASSIEGESTILDADPIRRAHPGFVDNFVNLGADVQWVK